The Falco peregrinus isolate bFalPer1 chromosome 11, bFalPer1.pri, whole genome shotgun sequence genome includes the window GTGCATCACCTATACTAAGTACTAAGAAAAGCctattaaaaattcagttaaCTGCTACAAGTTACGTGAATATATAAAAACAGAGCAGATATACAAGTATAACACTGAACGGACTGTACTTTATTAGCACAAAAAGCCAGAACAAGgcacagcaagcagaaaaatacatcaaTAGAAGGGTTAGTGTAGCATACAAGAATAACGTTTATTGTACTTGCAGCCAAAATGTTCCCTACCTCGCACAGGTCACTGCCATAGAGAAGTAATAACACACTGTAGCAGCTGGTAAAGAAACTAGGGAGCACTCCTAATTGGTACAAAACATTAAAAGGGGTCAGGGCATTCCAATAAATTTTTTAGTGCAAAAATGTCTAAGACAGAACTATTTTAAGTTCCATCTCCGATTAAATAAGCAAACAGAACTCAGAATCTTGTTTCCAAGTAACCTGTTGAAACTATAATCAGTGCATATTACTTTAAAACATGGAAAGATATTTACAAATAAAGTGTAACAGTACCTTTGAAACCTGACATCTATTTCAGATATGTCAGATTTTGTATTCTGATTATAATAATTCAGTCACTTGTCATTTTCTCCACAAAAATATCAGATGTCTTTAAATaatcaaacatattttttcctcttcactaTTACCTTCCATTGTAAGTTGCTAGCAGTCAGGCCAGCAaattctgttcagaaaaaaaaaaagcgcaacCTTTTGTTCCATGGCAATAATCTAATCCCGTGTCCTGCCACTGAATCAGTAATTCACACTGGAAGGTATTTTAACTGTCCAGGACAGTATTACTTTTGCTAACAATGCCACTTAAATCTCCAAgtgtttaaaacagaattacagTACTGAGCAGGCATATTCAAGTCTTAATGATTAAGAAACCTTATACACTGAGAAAAGCTTGATTCATCTGTTAGCATCAAAGCTCCATTACCTCTTAATGGACTGCTGCTAATGAACTGctcttcattaaaacaaaatactctCATTCACTAGTATTTGGAAACTTGTTTGTGAGCTAAATTAGTACTTTGAGTAGTGGAAAGTTTtaaagaagataattttaaaaaaatacttcagttatTAGCAAAAATGCTCCTCTAATAAAGCCTTTCTTTATTAGCATTACATGAATGCCCCATGGAAAATGCCTCATAGTTTCTTCATCCAATTACTACAGCTataaaagggaaacaaaatatttagaaattagcaaaaatattttcattaggCCTTAATGAAAAACGTGCAGAATTGTGTCTGCTTATTGTTTCCAAGAGGCATCACAACTTAGTTGGATTAACAGCAGGCAGCATCTGACAGGATACTAACACTCAGCTTAAATAGGATATTGCAGAAAAGCCAGATGTTGTTGGTGCGCTCGCTGCAGTTAAACcgtaacacacacacaaaaaagcgTATTCTAGAAGCTTATTCTGATTTCCgtttactttgtttttataggttCCCGCTCCAGCCATCGCACCCTGACTTTTTGTTTATAGTGATACTCCTTTAGAAAGTCTTGTAACATTGAGGGTAGAGGAAGGTCATCAATTCCATCATACGTAGTGCACCTGCAGATTACTGCCCGGCAGATATACTGCAGACTAAAGGGGAAAGTCCTGTTCAGAGATACAGTAAGTAACGGTTCAAAGAACATGCAAGAGCTAGGGTCTTTGTAGTGTTCCAGAAGCCCTGTAACAGTGGAGGAGTGAAAGACACAGGGATCGTGGGCATCGAAACTAAAGTTGTGATTCCACTGCTCAATGCGTGCATGTAGCGATCGGTTATAGCGACGGAAGCTCACAGAGAAGAGGTAGTCCTCTTGCGCAGAATCCCTGAGCAAAAAAGTGCCTTCGGGTTTACCCTCCAGAAGTGCTTCTGCTTCATAGCGGTCCATCACACCCCAGTAACACGGGTTACCTGTGATCTGAAGTAAGTCTGGCACAAGGCAATGGATGTAATCAATCTGAGTATGCACTTTCCAAGCCCCCTGCCTGCTGATATGGCCATGGCTCTCTCCAGACATCTGACGCTGCTTCTGCCTGCGTGACTGCAGACAAAGTGTTGTTGTGTCCTCTTCAGAGTCACAGTTCCCTGGAGGTGTTATGTTTTTGTCCCCGGCCAGCTCAGTCATACCAGGGGCTAACTTTGGTCCCAGTTTATACAATGGATTTACCTGTGCTGTAGCTTCAAACGTATGTATTTGGGCATTGGGAGGGGGATCAACCCCTTCTTCAATACTAAGTCTACGTCGCTCTCTGAGCCTGTCTTCTTCGTCTTCTGTGGAGACCAAGGAAGGATCAAATGTGTCAAAAAATGTTGAATGAGGACTCACAGGCGCCGTGTGTTGTTTAATCAGATGCCACTTTTGAGCCAGATCTGAGCCTGCAGGAAAAGGGCATTTCTCAAGCATTAGTTCAGAGAGATGGATCTTTCTTTTGTTAGAAAACAGAGGTTTGGACTGTTTGCTGTAAGTCCGCATGGGAAAACACAGCCCAACGGTATCTTGCAGACGCTGTCGCAGAGAACGGCTGCCTACTGTCCTGTTTGATATGGCATCCATATCATGGACGGAGCTCACCCCatacctcctctccctcctctgcaaACCACTTCGTGTTCTACCAAATCGTTTTTCAGTATCCAAGGAGCTCTGGGTTTTGGTAGAGCAGGAATGCTTCTTCTTCCCACCCCAAGGAGCATGCCGAGAATAAGAGTCCCTTCGAGCAAGTCTAGCTCCCGTGGTGACACACgagtcattttctttctcaatgCTTATTTCAACAATCTGAGGAATTTCTGTGACACAGTTTTGGTTCTGCCTTGCCGAATTCTTTGAAGGACTTAAACCTAATTGCAAAGCTATGTTTTCTCTCAAAGGGCTGCTGGGTTGTTGTTGAGCCAAATCAGTTATCTGGATAGCTTTCTCTTTAGCAGATGAGCAACTACTGGAGTTCACAACTACGTTTTCATTTTGGCTTCCACCCTCATGACTGAAGAGATTCTGGCACCTGTATTTGAAATTGTTCCACATCTTTCCCACTTTATCCATGGATTACGTTATCTAAattcaagaggaaaagaaatgttaaaatagatatatagtttaaaaaaatgaggacACACCTTCAGTTATCAATTAAATTACGGACACAAGACAACTGTTAATTGAACACACCACATTTGAAAAAGTGCCCCAGCGTTTGTATGGTTACGTGGAAGTGACATGCATCACACCACCACTTCGGTTATTTAGAAAAATCaccatgaagaaaatgtttgggAAATTACAAGCAGGCCTTCCCATTTTTCTGTAGGCACATATGTAGGTCTGCATAGTTGTATCTGATGGACAGGAAATATGCCATCTAAAACTCTTCGTTCTAGGAAGACTTTATAAGTCATATGTAAGGTATGACTCCCTGATAAGCTTCCAATaagcagcaataaaacagaTCCTGAAAAAGAACTGTTCAAATCACTCCAAACTATGAAAGCTGTTAGTGAAATCCAAGAAGTGCACTGCAAACATCCAGATACATcacttaaaagcaaaagctctaGCTGCAGGTCAGATAAATTCCAAGCTTTAACtgacaagattaaaaaaatcagcacaaaaccagaaatttagGAGGAAAGCATTCTTAAATGAAGCAATCACTAAAAGACAAGGAAAGGCTGTAAGGTATCAGCAGAATTTTAACATTATAAAGTCTCCATTATATTAATAAAAGCCATacatatgaaacaaaaaaaaaaaccccaaactgtcTGGTTTTATTACAGAtataaaagaatgaaagagCCCAAGGAGCTGTTCTATCTTTAGTAAGAgcacttaaaaagaaagcagctccACAGCAGAAATTCAATGACAGTGAATCATGAAGATAcagtaaaaagataaaaatattcgCAGTGTGTATTCTGCGACTACTTTATAAACCAAAATTGATAACTGGAACAAGACTGCCAAAAACACAGGACTGCCCTAGGACAGACAGAAACAGGCTAATTCCGTActaaaaaaaagtcaggcaATGCCAAGCTAAATCAGGTCTAATTAAGTTCCGAGAGAAGTGCTAAACTTAAATGACTAAAACATGTCATCTTTATCTAACGTAACTCTTAATGGAAACTGCTTTGCTCTTTGGAAACCGTATTTTGAAGCAACAGTCCTGTTGCTGCAGTTGTTCTCTGTTCACAGCTAGGAAGGAATCAGCAGCAGTTACTGCATGCACCAAGTCTCATGAAATAATGTGGATGATAAACCAGTAAGCAATACTCTAGCAATCCAAACTAGAAATCCCTTAAGACAGAAGGACAGCTGTAAACCCATGACTTTATAGCAGAATCCACTGAGACCAGGGAGAGTCAGAGGTACAGCTTACATGAAAATCATGAAAGGACAGTGAATTGAAACACCTGTTacaggaacagaaagcaaaaggggctttcttccccaccccctcctcagATACTTCAGCAAACCTAACAAGCTAGGTATCTACATCCAATCCCATAAAATTAAACCTTAAGAATTTAGTGTGGatgcagggaggtggggggatAAGTGGGGAAATCAGGCCTTAACATTCTCTGGAGACTACCGGCACAAGCTACCTGGAACACAGTGCTACTGACAATCTGAGTAACACCCTAGTAGTTATTAAGGAGGGAGACACTTGCAGAGAAATCTTATACACAGAAGATGCTATAGAGTTCAGTGCATACGTAAAAGTGAAATTGTGTAATCACATGAGCAAGTGATGTCttcctgaacaaaaaaaataaatcctaaatctgtttttcctggAGTTGTCTGGACCAAGCTGAGGGACCGGGGGAGTTCTAAGAGCAGCAGAACTAACAAAGTCAGCTCACGTACAGATTTGTAGAAACCATACACCCAGGTATCATGCCACGGCAATAACCATAGCTGTCTGCGGTGTCTCAGAATATCCACACTGACCAGGAGGCAGCGCATGATGTCTGGCTGCCAGCCTGTCAACACAGTGTATATAAGGTTCACTTCCGCCCACTTTTCTCTCAAGTTGTACACTTCTTTCACTTCCTAGTCACAGAGATGTTGAACATTTTTGGGAAGGGAAAACGAAAAGAGAGTATATAATCCCCATTCCCTTGGGAAATCAGGCTAGAAACTGTACATATCTTTGTGACAATGAACTGGAATTACTTTTCTAACCAGTCATACACTATTTAGTGGTGTCTTTTATTCTAAGATTGCTTATTACTGCTCTTCCATTACGCTATTAGGTTAGAATGTCTTTAGACTGTTAGATAGCTGGAAAGTTCTCTATACTTGCCCAGAAAGATTCAAGaacataaaaaaccaaacaaacccccccaCCCACAAAACCTCCATCATACTGGCTTGACAGACTGTAGTTTTCACAAGTTAAATTTAAGAAGTTAACTAGTTTTTGTCAAACTCAAGAGGATATAGATACCCTTCTTACCCAGAAAAGCATGAGTCACTGTATCTTGTCTTGAGATTATACCTCAACATGAGCTTGCTAGATTCATTCTCCGAGTTGTGGACATGATTactacagaaagagaaaaatggtatttttgttaGTTgttagaatatattttaatttagataTTTACAACCAGTCACTGGTACCAATTACATATTAAATGTGTGCATGCAACCACCTgctcatatatttttaatgcgtattaacaaaaccaaaaagcttcaCAGAACTTTGTTTTTCATCCATTAACAACTCTTGCCAAATAGAGTCCAGGGGAGTACCCTCAAATGAAGCTTTTGAGGATCAAGAGCGAAGCCACAGCATTGGGATCGCTGAAGCGCCAGGCACAGTGGCCATACTCAGGCCTGTAACAGGGTTTCCCCACATTTTGGTCTCAAGTCCAAAGCAGCGGTTCCCAAGCTGTGGCTGGCAGTGCTGTCTGATCACCTCATACTGCCTCTCCTCCTTGTTTCCAGCTGCTATATCACATCAAAAggcagctaaaaatacacacttttcTAATATTACTTTTCCAGGTAAGCAACTGCTGTACTTGCCACAAGGATGTTATATGATTGTGAAGCAAGAGAAATATGAACCTTGATTCTAAAAATGGGAAAGTAAGTGGAATACAAGACAAGTTCTTTATTAAAAGAGTAGGTCAGCACTTTCCTAAAATAATCAtcattgtttttcagaaatcCAAGAGGAGTTGAGGGATTTAGTATGCTCGTACCATTGTCAGAAATTTTAAAGTAACAGGACAGAGGAGAATAATTTGCTTCTCCACTCTAGAACCAAGCCCAGGACAGCACTAAGTGTTAACAGAAAACATTGGGAACTCATGTTAAAGCTTTACAAGcacaacaggaagaaaaatattcaaataggACGCATATTTACTGGAATGAAAAACTATGGGGTTGAGCAATCACTAGGTGAATATTAAAAGTTACTATTCCTAGGCAGAAACTCCAGACTAATGTCAGAAAAGTACTAAAAATTATGAGTTTCCATTCTCCTCTGGGAGCACTAAAATTGTTGAAACACTTTCAGTTAGGCCATACTACTAGTATTGAAAGATTCCATGAAAGTAACCTTTCCACAGAGCAACAGAGTTACAAGATCTCAGTACAAAACAAAGATTAAAGCAAAAGTAAATTTCTTTTGCAACGTTAATGTTTTAcacccatttcttttttccccgTTATGTTCCTAGGAAGTCTACAAAATGCAAGACAGTAAAATCTACTATAATTGCTTTAGAATAAGGCCTCAACAGAGCAAACGAAAGATAAAGCTGCTGGCATAAGGGCTATACAATTTTTAGAAGTGCCTTACTTAACACATTAGGTCATTCCGGCCTCGGGAGGCATACCTGCATTCCCAATGAAACCCACAATGCTGTATTCCTGGACACAGGTGGCAAAGGGGCTGCATGCTAACAATTTCAACtcactaaaaatacaaaaaggacATGGATGCTTATCTTGAAATGTCATGCTTAATCGTACTCCATTTTATACATCACTATTATTCCTCAGTTCTGTTCAGAAACGTGAACGCTACGTGCCGCCTATCACACCAGCATTGCCGGCCAGCTGACGCAGCCTGCTGGACAAGTGGCCTGGTGGCTCCAGGAGGGAGCAGTTGCTTTGGGAACCATCCTTCACTAACGGAAAAGTTTATTGAATTTGGAGGACTGTCTCAAACCTCTCAACCTTGTGTTACACTAAAACTCAAGTCACTGGTAAAGTATTTAACATTCAATCtagcaattttaaattaatataaatcaACATGCAACAGATGTGAGGTTTCCCAGATCTCTTGTGGCAGTGCTAAGGTTGacaaaatacaaattacttCGGAGCTGGCCCTAAGGCCATCCCCGTTTTACGAAGGAGCACTGCTAGCAGTTACTgtagctgaaacagaaaatttaattcCACCAAAATCCACAAAGCAAATTCATCAATTAGTAGATTTTCTAAGAAAAAGTTATACTAATGTTCCTAAAACAATctcttttcaaataaagattACTTCTATCTACTTCAAACTGGCATAAGTTATCTTAAAGTAAAGTAGTAAGCACTCTTCAGGGATTACAGAAGCCAAGAGCACTAGTATTTTAACACTATATTCCCATTTGCAGTAAATTCAGAGACGTTCAAAGCCATGAAGTTTGTGTGAGTGTAGTTTTCAAGTATTCTGAGCATACAAATGATGAAACTACAAAGAGAGCTAGGAAAACCACTTACGCACTATGAATTAAATAAAGACAATAGTTACAACTTGTTTGTAATCCTGAAATACCCCACATGTTAATAGATTACTGTGAAAACCTAGACCATGCTTTCCAGAAGTGTCACAAGATCTAGCCAGAACCTTCCTCCTGTGACTTCCTAGGAGGAATATACAAAGCTAAGGCTGTGCTCTGTCCTAAAGACAATACACTTGTTTCACTCTCCTAGTGTTGCCCAATTTAAAAGTTAGTTGATATGGTAAATTATGTTCAAAATATTAACTCTTAAAAATGTATAAGCTTCACAAAAGCTGATAATGCACAATGCATGACCCTTTACAAAACAGGTGTAGTACGCTTATTTCAAAAACAAGACTTTACAAGAttctttgttttggtgtttctATATGATGACAGCTTTAAAACATTGAAAGATAACAAGGacaaaacactgaaggaaaacaaaaccagacaaagcTTACAAGTCAAAAAACCCGGTAAcctgaaagagggaaagaggcaAAAGTAACCAGTCTCTGCTCCTTGCACACTGTTTAGTTCAGTGCTAGCACCAGCACAGGCAAGCAGGCTAGCACATTCGGTGACACTGGTAGGCATCACCTTGGACCATGGAGGCAGAAGTAAAAGGAATTAAGGGAGTCTACACTTCTATTTGGGTTGttctttactttaaaaaagactCACTTAGCAGTGAGGAGAGACTCGATTATCAGAGACATCTGCTTCCACTAAGGTATGCTCGCTGAAGAGGTTAACGTCTTACTTGCACATTGCCAAATGCCTGCTATAGGCTGCTGCTCCTCGGGATGCACTAACAAAGCTGCTCACATAAGCACTCCTCAACCTTATTCAGTCAAAATGAATAAGGTTGGCAAACACCTACCACTGAAAGCAACCCACttgaggaaggaagaaagggcaATACTAAGGATTACAAAGCAATTTCCTCCCTTCCATTACACATTCCAGAAATAATGAATTACTGCTGTAATACCAGAGacaacatttcttaaaaaacaagGAATATGTTGGCTTAAGTAGAACCACACATTTTtctacacatacacacacgcaaAAATGTGCTCACTGCAGACAGCTTGAAAAACTGAGTTGGAGGGCCGGGAGGAAGAggtggctgctttttttttttttttttttaactagaaaaGGTAAAGGGGCCAAGTGTCTCAAGTGTTCATGAAAGCCTTATTAGGGCAAAGcactactgttttttttttcctagcaggCTCTGATAATTTGGAAGCACAGTTGCGTTGAAAGATGAATCTGAAGGTCTGAACCCCCAAATCAAAACTCAAACCTGCCAAGAAGAGGTAAAAGATACTGAGCCATCATTCCAACAGCACACAAAATTGGCGTAAGTCAGCACTGCAACCAAAAAAAATGGCATCAGCCTCTTCCTGGCcacctgtgctggtgcaggaggTGGTCTGTACACCATATGGCTGCTCAGTCAACCAGCTCAAGGAACTGATCCAGACTaaaatgaattctcagaaaaAGTCTCGATCATTTACTCCATCTGGTTTATGACTCCTGTACAAACATTCATGTTAACACAAGGGAGGAGCAGATGAGGAGGGAGGAAGCAGCACCCAGGGCAAGAGTATTTCCTTCCACGGCAGCACTGGTTAGTTCTGCTCACAATATAAAGACCTTAGATGGCTACTTTGAAGAGAAACCTCAATCTGAAGCCTATATATTAACGAGCTGTGGAGCTCTGGCTGCAAAGAGAGAGATTAGGACTTTATATAAGCTACTGCTTTGAACGTTCATGTTGCAACTTCAGCCACTGAAATTGtttacttcaaaaataaaatgctgagtTGGCTTGATGCATCCTGCTAAAATACAGGGACAGCTAAAAATTTCAAGGACTTAAGCCCGCAGACTGTCAAGTCAAAAACAGTAGTATTTTGCCATTGTTCCAACCTGAAAGTAAGTAGcaatctcctcctcctcagtaCAGATTCACAGTGAGCAAAAAACAGTTTTAGCTTTGATATCTGATGTTCTGCCAGTTTCTTTCCAAGCAACTACACATTGGTAACTTCAGTTCAACAATACCATTCCAAGATATTTCGAACAGTGGGACACATCCTTTTAGCCCCTTACTAGGTTTTGGGCTTCAAAAGAGGACAATGTCAGGACATGTGCTCACATGTTAGATTAGAAAATACTGTACAGTTGCCATCCAtttagtttcttttcagaaaattttaaatccctgaaacagaaaaataatcaatggAAGAACAGAACGTGAACTACAGTGAACCAAAAATAAAGAGACAGCTGTTTCTGAAGTACTCTTTTCCCTGTACTTACACAAGTCTAGTGGATAACAATACAACCATCATGAACAAAGCTACTATTTCTAATTATGTAAGCACCACAGAACTACACACAGCAAGTATAAGTTTCAGATATTAATATAGAAATAATGCTATACACATTACTGAGAACTCCACATACTGGTAGGTATGTATGGTAGAAGCTCTGCAAATTCAAGACAATGATGTATATTAAATAATTCCAACTAAAGACACACTGAAATCATTTAGGCAGTATCCTGATGGCCACTCATTATAACCTGTAAACCCACACAAGCAGCATTAAACAGAAGCAATTTCCTTAACATTACCTCCACACACCCTACGTAGGCAACTTATAACCTCAccttaacatttaaaaaagtaaaagaaaaagcattaagtTAGCAAAGTAAGGTATCCGTGATGGAAACGAACTCTTGGTGACTCgctgaaataatgttttctgtattgctATGTTTAACTCTCCTCAAACAGAAGCTGCCgatatactttttttaaattcatgtgGGCAGAATAAATGGTTCCAGTCAGTGTTCCAGTTAAGTACAGCAGCCCTCGTGATGACCTCTGCAAAAGCCATAAGtactctgaaaaaaagttaCGGAGCTCTTCCCTAACAGGGCAGAATTTGTTTCTACTTTTAAGAACACTAACAAAGCATATCCTTCACCATCAAGTTCTAAAACATCAATAGGTTCCAAATTGATATAATGGTTATTCATATGTAATTCCTGGGAGTTCCAAGTTAAGGAAAAACATACCTTAATAGCTACGCCTCactaaaagcaaaggaaattggAAGCAAAGTTGAAAAGACGAGTCAATCATATCCCACATCCTTGACTAACTCAGTAGAAACATCCAATTTAAGATATTTTGTAAACAGAGCATTTCATTCAGTTGCAAATTGGCTATTTTGCAAACAGATAGTTTCTGTGTTCTGGGATCAATTTATACCGTTTTAAGAGTCTTATTTCTTCTCactacatttttcaaaacctcagcagccTGCCTAATGCTTCTCCCTCACCACTGTACCCTTGCCCCCCACCAGTTTACAAGCATCACTTTTACACAGAGAGCTCTTCTCATGCACCAGGCTACTTCCCATGTTTCCTTTCTATCTGACCACACAAAAGATCATATTCTCTAATACAAACTAGCTAGCTGCAACTACTTAAAATTGATATATAAAGTTCTACTTGTCCTTCTCTAGCGATGTATCTACAATGACGACTACATAGGAAAACGCAGTATTGTTATTCATAGAATTTGCAAGACATATAAACAAAGCCACCCTTCCTTCCAATTTGAGTGAAATGGGACCCAAAAGTTCAAAAGTTTCTCAAACTACAACTGAGAAGAGTGACAGCCTAAGCTGTCATTTCTTAGGAACTACATTAAGGGAGTTAGTGTTAACCTGAAGACTAAATATTGCTACATGCACTTAAAAAACCctccaacaaacaaaacctcttgCTAAGTTGCTCAGTTCATTAATTTGCcatttctgattaaaattaaaaactcacTGAGGTTTTATGGACAccatctgcattttttgttcATTGCTAACATTACTGGAGCAAAGCCCTTCATAGAAGCAGGGTCATATGCACATGTAAAAGACAACACAACTCATGAAAATTCCCCAACTAAAAATGATCTTGTCTTTGCAGCAATGTAAGTGactttaaatgtttaaaaatatgaaacatttcattGTAATTCACAGTTCAACTATATTAATGGATGACCTATAAATTGGTCTAACTCCCTTGTGCCACTGCAATACTTAAGAGAGG containing:
- the SOCS5 gene encoding suppressor of cytokine signaling 5, whose translation is MDKVGKMWNNFKYRCQNLFSHEGGSQNENVVVNSSSCSSAKEKAIQITDLAQQQPSSPLRENIALQLGLSPSKNSARQNQNCVTEIPQIVEISIEKENDSCVTTGARLARRDSYSRHAPWGGKKKHSCSTKTQSSLDTEKRFGRTRSGLQRRERRYGVSSVHDMDAISNRTVGSRSLRQRLQDTVGLCFPMRTYSKQSKPLFSNKRKIHLSELMLEKCPFPAGSDLAQKWHLIKQHTAPVSPHSTFFDTFDPSLVSTEDEEDRLRERRRLSIEEGVDPPPNAQIHTFEATAQVNPLYKLGPKLAPGMTELAGDKNITPPGNCDSEEDTTTLCLQSRRQKQRQMSGESHGHISRQGAWKVHTQIDYIHCLVPDLLQITGNPCYWGVMDRYEAEALLEGKPEGTFLLRDSAQEDYLFSVSFRRYNRSLHARIEQWNHNFSFDAHDPCVFHSSTVTGLLEHYKDPSSCMFFEPLLTVSLNRTFPFSLQYICRAVICRCTTYDGIDDLPLPSMLQDFLKEYHYKQKVRVRWLEREPIKTK